A section of the Archocentrus centrarchus isolate MPI-CPG fArcCen1 chromosome 20, fArcCen1, whole genome shotgun sequence genome encodes:
- the LOC115799142 gene encoding ankyrin-3-like isoform X1, which translates to MVRLLLERGAKIDARTKDGLTPLHCGARSGHEQVVEMLLNRGAPILSKTKNGLSPLHMATQGDHLNCVQLLLHHDVPVDDVPNDYLTALHVAAHCGHYKVAKVIVDKKANPNAKALNGFTLLHIACKKNRLKVMELLLQRAASIQAVTESGLTPIHVAAFMGHENIVHQLINHGASPNTSNVDSDAVADFTQVPVGLLPVFPEVSQQPGPNALHLEPSSMLSFWKVQLSWLTLIKLFASYLG; encoded by the exons ATGGTGCGACTGCTGCTGGAGAGAGGGGCCAAGATAGATGCACGGACCAAG GACGGTCTGACTCCTCTACACTGTGGAGCCAGGAGTGGTCACGAGCAGGTAGTTGAGATGCTGCTGAACAGAGGAGCTCCAATACTGTCAAAGACCAAG AATGGTCTGTCTCCTCTCCACATGGCGACACAAGGCGATCACCTCAACTgtgtccagctgctgctgcaccacGACGTGCCCGTGGACGACGTGCCCAATGACTACCTGACGGCGCTGCACGTGGCCGCCCACTGTGGCCACTACAAGGTGGCAAAGGTCATCGTGGACAAGAAAGCCAATCCCAACGCCAAGGCGCTG AATGGTTTCACTCTCCTGCACATTGCCTGCAAGAAAAACAGACTCAAGGTGATGGAGCTGCTTCTGCAGCGTGCAGCGTCTATACAGGCAGtcacagag TCCGGTCTGACGCCGATCCACGTCGCAGCATTTATGGGACATGAAAACATCGTCCACCAGCTCATCAACCACGGGGCTTCGCCAAACACAAGCAACGTG GATTCAGATGCCGTGGCAGACTTCACCCAGGTTCCTGTGGGATTATTGCCTGTTTTTCCTGAAGTCAGTCAGCAACCAGGTCCGAATGCTCTTCACCTtgaaccatccagcatgttatcATTCTGGAAGGTACAGTTGTCATGGTTGACACTGATCAAGCTGTTTGCCTCATATTTGGGCTGA
- the LOC115799142 gene encoding ankyrin-3-like isoform X2 has protein sequence MVRLLLERGAKIDARTKDGLTPLHCGARSGHEQVVEMLLNRGAPILSKTKNGLSPLHMATQGDHLNCVQLLLHHDVPVDDVPNDYLTALHVAAHCGHYKVAKVIVDKKANPNAKALSGLTPIHVAAFMGHENIVHQLINHGASPNTSNVDSDAVADFTQVPVGLLPVFPEVSQQPGPNALHLEPSSMLSFWKVQLSWLTLIKLFASYLG, from the exons ATGGTGCGACTGCTGCTGGAGAGAGGGGCCAAGATAGATGCACGGACCAAG GACGGTCTGACTCCTCTACACTGTGGAGCCAGGAGTGGTCACGAGCAGGTAGTTGAGATGCTGCTGAACAGAGGAGCTCCAATACTGTCAAAGACCAAG AATGGTCTGTCTCCTCTCCACATGGCGACACAAGGCGATCACCTCAACTgtgtccagctgctgctgcaccacGACGTGCCCGTGGACGACGTGCCCAATGACTACCTGACGGCGCTGCACGTGGCCGCCCACTGTGGCCACTACAAGGTGGCAAAGGTCATCGTGGACAAGAAAGCCAATCCCAACGCCAAGGCGCTG TCCGGTCTGACGCCGATCCACGTCGCAGCATTTATGGGACATGAAAACATCGTCCACCAGCTCATCAACCACGGGGCTTCGCCAAACACAAGCAACGTG GATTCAGATGCCGTGGCAGACTTCACCCAGGTTCCTGTGGGATTATTGCCTGTTTTTCCTGAAGTCAGTCAGCAACCAGGTCCGAATGCTCTTCACCTtgaaccatccagcatgttatcATTCTGGAAGGTACAGTTGTCATGGTTGACACTGATCAAGCTGTTTGCCTCATATTTGGGCTGA